The following proteins come from a genomic window of Gossypium raimondii isolate GPD5lz chromosome 5, ASM2569854v1, whole genome shotgun sequence:
- the LOC105768817 gene encoding uncharacterized protein LOC105768817 isoform X1, translated as MICPMRNAFATLNRQRRLSTAVHHDRPIGTMLRRSVSLEVQMEIGIGRTPDTWRPSYLLQRNVFSKGFVSVHGERPSAEYAKLRKESLESEFGHIVGTHSSKRVSVVYRFGPFLALYRAAIISFHVLKLTIWRFFFRDIKERASKFRETLIRLGPFYVKLGQALSTRPDILPPVYCQELAKLQDQIPPFPTHVAIKSIENELGIPVSEIFADISPEPIAAASIGQVYKAHLHSGELVAVKVQRPGISLLLTLDALLFHMIGGQLKRFAKARKDLLVAVNEMVRHMFDEIDYILEARNAERFASLYSDCPIHGQTCNQNSKDGITNKTKNASGIKVPKIYWDLTRKAVLTMEWLDGIKLTDETALKKACLNQRELIDQGVYCSLRQLLDVGFFHADPHPGNLFATSSGFLAYLDFGMMGDIPRHYRVGLIQVLVHFVNRDSLGLANDFLSLGFIPEGVDIQSVADALQTSFGKGTQRSQDFQSIMNQLYDVMYDFNFSLPPDYALVVRALGSLEGTAKVLDPDFKVVESAYPFVIGKLLADPNPDMRKILRELLICNNGSIRWNRLERLIAAISEQASESSEEPPKSEEKGSHPMGWKSFDMHAVVAATEDLLLFILSEKGQMVRVFLLRDIIRAADIFLQDEVMGCRLDAESKARKTSESEDDAIMRRVMNGFGSLKEAVKLGPEVWTPMFIRIALNPQTHRFFADVISALMMRLSKKFPDTFWVCMSTLIHRVAKSQPPHTPSHPST; from the exons ATGATTTGCCCGATGAGGAATGCCTTCGCCACTCTCAACCGTCAACGCCGTCTCTCCACCG CAGTACACCATGATAGACCTATTGGAACCATGTTACGTCGTTCTGTTTCTCTGGAAGTTCAGATGGAAATTGGAATCGGAAGGACACCGGATACTTGGCGTCCATCATACTTGTTGCAACGAAATGT GTTTTCTAAGGGTTTTGTCAGTGTGCATGGGGAGAGGCCTTCTGCCGAGTATGCAAAGTTGAGGAAAGAATCACTGGAAAGTGAATTCGGGCATATTGTTGGAACACACAGCTCCAAAAGAGTGTCTGTTGTCTACCGATTTGGTCCATTTTTGGCATTGTACAGAGCAGcaatcatttcatttcatgtatTGAAGTTGACCATTTGGCGATTTTTTTTTCGAGACATTAAAGAGCGTGCTTCCAAg TTTCGGGAGACTCTAATTCGCTTGGGTCCTTTCTACGTTAAG CTTGGGCAGGCTCTGAGCACTAGACCAGATATATTGCCACCTGTTTATTGCCAAGAACTTGCTAAGTTACAG GACCAAATTCCCCCATTTCCAACCCATGTCGCAATAAAATCTATTGAAAATGAACTCGGTATTCCAGTTTCAGAAATATTTGCTGATATAAGCCCGGAACCTATTGCCGCTGCATCTATAGGACAGGTGTATAAAG CTCACCTTCATTCTGGAGAACTTGTAGCTGTTAAAGTACAGAGGCCTGGTATTTCACTCTTGTTGACCCTTGACGCATTGTTATTCCACATGATTGGGGGCCAATTAAAGCGATTTGCAAAAGCCCGCAAAGATTTGTTAGTTGCTGTAAATGAAATG GTAAGACACATGTTCGATGAAATCGATTACATCTTGGAGGCAAGAAATGCCGAACGCTTTGCCTCTCTTTATAGTGACTGCCCTA TTCATGGCCAAACTTGTAATCAAAACTCTAAAGATGGGATTACCAACAAAACCAAAAATGCAAGCGGAATAAAAGTGCCAAAAATATACTGGGATCTCACTCGAAAAGCTGTGCTTACAATGGAATGGTTAGATGGAATTAAGCTTACAGATGAAACTGCCCTGAAGAAGGCATGTCTGAACCAAAGGGAACTGATTGACCAG GGAGTATACTGCTCTTTGAGACAATTGCTTGACGTTGGGTTTTTCCATGCTGATCCACATCCAGGAAACCTGTTTGCTACTAGCAGTGGCTTCCTTGCATATTTAGACTTTGGGATGATGGGAGATATCCCTCGCCATTATCGTGTAGGACTTATTCAAGTG CTTGTGCACTTTGTTAATCGTGACTCTCTGGGATTGGCAAATGACTTTCTTTCTTTGGGATTTATTCCTGAAGGAGTTGATATACAATCTGTGGCTGATGCATTGCAGACGTCTTTTGGGAAGGGTACACAACGATCTCAAGACTTCCAG AGTATAATGAACCAGTTATATGATGTCATGTATGATTTTAACTTCTCTCTTCCCCCGGACTATGCTTTAGTGGTAAGAGCTCTTGGTTCACTAGAAGGGACAGCTAAAGTTCTTGATCCTGATTTCAAAGTTGTTGAAAGTGCATACCCTTTTGTGATTGGGAAGCTCTTGGCTGATCCAAATCCTGatatgagaaaaattttaagggaACTTCTCATCTGTAATAATGGATCCATTAGGTGGAACCGCCTAGAGCGCTTG ATAGCAGCAATATCAGAACAGGCATCTGAATCGTCTGAGGAGCCTCCTAAGTCTGAAGAAAAAGGTTCGCATCCCATGGGATGGAAGTCATTCGATATGCATGCTGTTGTTGCTGCCACCGAAGATCTCCTGCTTTTTATTCTATCTGAGAAGGGTCAAATGGTGCGGGTTTTCCTCCTGCGTGATATAATTAGAGCAGCAGATATATTTCTACAGGATGAAGTTATGGGTTGTAGACTAGATGCTGAAAGTAAAGCAAGAAAAACTTCAGAATCAGAG GATGATGCGATTATGAGAAGAGTTATGAATGGGTTTGGATCACTGAAAGAAGCAGTGAAGTTGGGCCCAGAGGTGTGGACCCCAATGTTCATCCGCATAGCATTGAACCCACAAACCCATAGGTTTTTTGCAGACGTGATATCGGCCTTGATGATGCGGCTCAGCAAGAAATTTCCAGACACTTTCTGGGTTTGCATGTCTACCCTAATTCACAGGGTGGCAAAATCCCAACCACCTCACACTCCATCCCACCCTagtacataa
- the LOC105768817 gene encoding uncharacterized protein LOC105768817 isoform X3 has translation MPSPLSTVNAVSPPQYTMIDLLEPCYVVLFLWKFRWKLESEGHRILGVHHTCCNEMSFLYRFSKGFVSVHGERPSAEYAKLRKESLESEFGHIVGTHSSKRVSVVYRFGPFLALYRAAIISFHVLKLTIWRFFFRDIKERASKFRETLIRLGPFYVKALSTRPDILPPVYCQELAKLQDQIPPFPTHVAIKSIENELGIPVSEIFADISPEPIAAASIGQVYKAHLHSGELVAVKVQRPGISLLLTLDALLFHMIGGQLKRFAKARKDLLVAVNEMVRHMFDEIDYILEARNAERFASLYSDCPIHGQTCNQNSKDGITNKTKNASGIKVPKIYWDLTRKAVLTMEWLDGIKLTDETALKKACLNQRELIDQGVYCSLRQLLDVGFFHADPHPGNLFATSSGFLAYLDFGMMGDIPRHYRVGLIQVLVHFVNRDSLGLANDFLSLGFIPEGVDIQSVADALQTSFGKGTQRSQDFQSIMNQLYDVMYDFNFSLPPDYALVVRALGSLEGTAKVLDPDFKVVESAYPFVIGKLLADPNPDMRKILRELLICNNGSIRWNRLERLIAAISEQASESSEEPPKSEEKGSHPMGWKSFDMHAVVAATEDLLLFILSEKGQMVRVFLLRDIIRAADIFLQDEVMGCRLDAESKARKTSESEDDAIMRRVMNGFGSLKEAVKLGPEVWTPMFIRIALNPQTHRFFADVISALMMRLSKKFPDTFWVCMSTLIHRVAKSQPPHTPSHPST, from the exons ATGCCTTCGCCACTCTCAACCGTCAACGCCGTCTCTCCACCG CAGTACACCATGATAGACCTATTGGAACCATGTTACGTCGTTCTGTTTCTCTGGAAGTTCAGATGGAAATTGGAATCGGAAGGACACCGGATACTTGGCGTCCATCATACTTGTTGCAACGAAATGT CTTTTTTGTACAGGTTTTCTAAGGGTTTTGTCAGTGTGCATGGGGAGAGGCCTTCTGCCGAGTATGCAAAGTTGAGGAAAGAATCACTGGAAAGTGAATTCGGGCATATTGTTGGAACACACAGCTCCAAAAGAGTGTCTGTTGTCTACCGATTTGGTCCATTTTTGGCATTGTACAGAGCAGcaatcatttcatttcatgtatTGAAGTTGACCATTTGGCGATTTTTTTTTCGAGACATTAAAGAGCGTGCTTCCAAg TTTCGGGAGACTCTAATTCGCTTGGGTCCTTTCTACGTTAAG GCTCTGAGCACTAGACCAGATATATTGCCACCTGTTTATTGCCAAGAACTTGCTAAGTTACAG GACCAAATTCCCCCATTTCCAACCCATGTCGCAATAAAATCTATTGAAAATGAACTCGGTATTCCAGTTTCAGAAATATTTGCTGATATAAGCCCGGAACCTATTGCCGCTGCATCTATAGGACAGGTGTATAAAG CTCACCTTCATTCTGGAGAACTTGTAGCTGTTAAAGTACAGAGGCCTGGTATTTCACTCTTGTTGACCCTTGACGCATTGTTATTCCACATGATTGGGGGCCAATTAAAGCGATTTGCAAAAGCCCGCAAAGATTTGTTAGTTGCTGTAAATGAAATG GTAAGACACATGTTCGATGAAATCGATTACATCTTGGAGGCAAGAAATGCCGAACGCTTTGCCTCTCTTTATAGTGACTGCCCTA TTCATGGCCAAACTTGTAATCAAAACTCTAAAGATGGGATTACCAACAAAACCAAAAATGCAAGCGGAATAAAAGTGCCAAAAATATACTGGGATCTCACTCGAAAAGCTGTGCTTACAATGGAATGGTTAGATGGAATTAAGCTTACAGATGAAACTGCCCTGAAGAAGGCATGTCTGAACCAAAGGGAACTGATTGACCAG GGAGTATACTGCTCTTTGAGACAATTGCTTGACGTTGGGTTTTTCCATGCTGATCCACATCCAGGAAACCTGTTTGCTACTAGCAGTGGCTTCCTTGCATATTTAGACTTTGGGATGATGGGAGATATCCCTCGCCATTATCGTGTAGGACTTATTCAAGTG CTTGTGCACTTTGTTAATCGTGACTCTCTGGGATTGGCAAATGACTTTCTTTCTTTGGGATTTATTCCTGAAGGAGTTGATATACAATCTGTGGCTGATGCATTGCAGACGTCTTTTGGGAAGGGTACACAACGATCTCAAGACTTCCAG AGTATAATGAACCAGTTATATGATGTCATGTATGATTTTAACTTCTCTCTTCCCCCGGACTATGCTTTAGTGGTAAGAGCTCTTGGTTCACTAGAAGGGACAGCTAAAGTTCTTGATCCTGATTTCAAAGTTGTTGAAAGTGCATACCCTTTTGTGATTGGGAAGCTCTTGGCTGATCCAAATCCTGatatgagaaaaattttaagggaACTTCTCATCTGTAATAATGGATCCATTAGGTGGAACCGCCTAGAGCGCTTG ATAGCAGCAATATCAGAACAGGCATCTGAATCGTCTGAGGAGCCTCCTAAGTCTGAAGAAAAAGGTTCGCATCCCATGGGATGGAAGTCATTCGATATGCATGCTGTTGTTGCTGCCACCGAAGATCTCCTGCTTTTTATTCTATCTGAGAAGGGTCAAATGGTGCGGGTTTTCCTCCTGCGTGATATAATTAGAGCAGCAGATATATTTCTACAGGATGAAGTTATGGGTTGTAGACTAGATGCTGAAAGTAAAGCAAGAAAAACTTCAGAATCAGAG GATGATGCGATTATGAGAAGAGTTATGAATGGGTTTGGATCACTGAAAGAAGCAGTGAAGTTGGGCCCAGAGGTGTGGACCCCAATGTTCATCCGCATAGCATTGAACCCACAAACCCATAGGTTTTTTGCAGACGTGATATCGGCCTTGATGATGCGGCTCAGCAAGAAATTTCCAGACACTTTCTGGGTTTGCATGTCTACCCTAATTCACAGGGTGGCAAAATCCCAACCACCTCACACTCCATCCCACCCTagtacataa
- the LOC105768817 gene encoding uncharacterized protein LOC105768817 isoform X2, which yields MPSPLSTVNAVSPPQYTMIDLLEPCYVVLFLWKFRWKLESEGHRILGVHHTCCNEMSFLYRFSKGFVSVHGERPSAEYAKLRKESLESEFGHIVGTHSSKRVSVVYRFGPFLALYRAAIISFHVLKLTIWRFFFRDIKERASKFRETLIRLGPFYVKLGQALSTRPDILPPVYCQELAKLQDQIPPFPTHVAIKSIENELGIPVSEIFADISPEPIAAASIGQVYKAHLHSGELVAVKVQRPGISLLLTLDALLFHMIGGQLKRFAKARKDLLVAVNEMVRHMFDEIDYILEARNAERFASLYSDCPIHGQTCNQNSKDGITNKTKNASGIKVPKIYWDLTRKAVLTMEWLDGIKLTDETALKKACLNQRELIDQGVYCSLRQLLDVGFFHADPHPGNLFATSSGFLAYLDFGMMGDIPRHYRVGLIQVLVHFVNRDSLGLANDFLSLGFIPEGVDIQSVADALQTSFGKGTQRSQDFQSIMNQLYDVMYDFNFSLPPDYALVVRALGSLEGTAKVLDPDFKVVESAYPFVIGKLLADPNPDMRKILRELLICNNGSIRWNRLERLIAAISEQASESSEEPPKSEEKGSHPMGWKSFDMHAVVAATEDLLLFILSEKGQMVRVFLLRDIIRAADIFLQDEVMGCRLDAESKARKTSESEDDAIMRRVMNGFGSLKEAVKLGPEVWTPMFIRIALNPQTHRFFADVISALMMRLSKKFPDTFWVCMSTLIHRVAKSQPPHTPSHPST from the exons ATGCCTTCGCCACTCTCAACCGTCAACGCCGTCTCTCCACCG CAGTACACCATGATAGACCTATTGGAACCATGTTACGTCGTTCTGTTTCTCTGGAAGTTCAGATGGAAATTGGAATCGGAAGGACACCGGATACTTGGCGTCCATCATACTTGTTGCAACGAAATGT CTTTTTTGTACAGGTTTTCTAAGGGTTTTGTCAGTGTGCATGGGGAGAGGCCTTCTGCCGAGTATGCAAAGTTGAGGAAAGAATCACTGGAAAGTGAATTCGGGCATATTGTTGGAACACACAGCTCCAAAAGAGTGTCTGTTGTCTACCGATTTGGTCCATTTTTGGCATTGTACAGAGCAGcaatcatttcatttcatgtatTGAAGTTGACCATTTGGCGATTTTTTTTTCGAGACATTAAAGAGCGTGCTTCCAAg TTTCGGGAGACTCTAATTCGCTTGGGTCCTTTCTACGTTAAG CTTGGGCAGGCTCTGAGCACTAGACCAGATATATTGCCACCTGTTTATTGCCAAGAACTTGCTAAGTTACAG GACCAAATTCCCCCATTTCCAACCCATGTCGCAATAAAATCTATTGAAAATGAACTCGGTATTCCAGTTTCAGAAATATTTGCTGATATAAGCCCGGAACCTATTGCCGCTGCATCTATAGGACAGGTGTATAAAG CTCACCTTCATTCTGGAGAACTTGTAGCTGTTAAAGTACAGAGGCCTGGTATTTCACTCTTGTTGACCCTTGACGCATTGTTATTCCACATGATTGGGGGCCAATTAAAGCGATTTGCAAAAGCCCGCAAAGATTTGTTAGTTGCTGTAAATGAAATG GTAAGACACATGTTCGATGAAATCGATTACATCTTGGAGGCAAGAAATGCCGAACGCTTTGCCTCTCTTTATAGTGACTGCCCTA TTCATGGCCAAACTTGTAATCAAAACTCTAAAGATGGGATTACCAACAAAACCAAAAATGCAAGCGGAATAAAAGTGCCAAAAATATACTGGGATCTCACTCGAAAAGCTGTGCTTACAATGGAATGGTTAGATGGAATTAAGCTTACAGATGAAACTGCCCTGAAGAAGGCATGTCTGAACCAAAGGGAACTGATTGACCAG GGAGTATACTGCTCTTTGAGACAATTGCTTGACGTTGGGTTTTTCCATGCTGATCCACATCCAGGAAACCTGTTTGCTACTAGCAGTGGCTTCCTTGCATATTTAGACTTTGGGATGATGGGAGATATCCCTCGCCATTATCGTGTAGGACTTATTCAAGTG CTTGTGCACTTTGTTAATCGTGACTCTCTGGGATTGGCAAATGACTTTCTTTCTTTGGGATTTATTCCTGAAGGAGTTGATATACAATCTGTGGCTGATGCATTGCAGACGTCTTTTGGGAAGGGTACACAACGATCTCAAGACTTCCAG AGTATAATGAACCAGTTATATGATGTCATGTATGATTTTAACTTCTCTCTTCCCCCGGACTATGCTTTAGTGGTAAGAGCTCTTGGTTCACTAGAAGGGACAGCTAAAGTTCTTGATCCTGATTTCAAAGTTGTTGAAAGTGCATACCCTTTTGTGATTGGGAAGCTCTTGGCTGATCCAAATCCTGatatgagaaaaattttaagggaACTTCTCATCTGTAATAATGGATCCATTAGGTGGAACCGCCTAGAGCGCTTG ATAGCAGCAATATCAGAACAGGCATCTGAATCGTCTGAGGAGCCTCCTAAGTCTGAAGAAAAAGGTTCGCATCCCATGGGATGGAAGTCATTCGATATGCATGCTGTTGTTGCTGCCACCGAAGATCTCCTGCTTTTTATTCTATCTGAGAAGGGTCAAATGGTGCGGGTTTTCCTCCTGCGTGATATAATTAGAGCAGCAGATATATTTCTACAGGATGAAGTTATGGGTTGTAGACTAGATGCTGAAAGTAAAGCAAGAAAAACTTCAGAATCAGAG GATGATGCGATTATGAGAAGAGTTATGAATGGGTTTGGATCACTGAAAGAAGCAGTGAAGTTGGGCCCAGAGGTGTGGACCCCAATGTTCATCCGCATAGCATTGAACCCACAAACCCATAGGTTTTTTGCAGACGTGATATCGGCCTTGATGATGCGGCTCAGCAAGAAATTTCCAGACACTTTCTGGGTTTGCATGTCTACCCTAATTCACAGGGTGGCAAAATCCCAACCACCTCACACTCCATCCCACCCTagtacataa
- the LOC105768817 gene encoding uncharacterized protein LOC105768817 isoform X5, whose amino-acid sequence MPSPLSTVNAVSPPQYTMIDLLEPCYVVLFLWKFRWKLESEGHRILGVHHTCCNEMSFLYRFSKGFVSVHGERPSAEYAKLRKESLESEFGHIVGTHSSKRVSVVYRFGPFLALYRAAIISFHVLKLTIWRFFFRDIKERASKFRETLIRLGPFYVKLGQALSTRPDILPPVYCQELAKLQDQIPPFPTHVAIKSIENELGIPVSEIFADISPEPIAAASIGQVYKAHLHSGELVAVKVQRPGISLLLTLDALLFHMIGGQLKRFAKARKDLLVAVNEMVRHMFDEIDYILEARNAERFASLYSDCPIHGQTCNQNSKDGITNKTKNASGIKVPKIYWDLTRKAVLTMEWLDGIKLTDETALKKACLNQRELIDQGVYCSLRQLLDVGFFHADPHPGNLFATSSGFLAYLDFGMMGDIPRHYRVGLIQVELIYNLWLMHCRRLLGRVHNDLKTSRFLLSIMNQLYDVMYDFNFSLPPDYALVVRALGSLEGTAKVLDPDFKVVESAYPFVIGKLLADPNPDMRKILRELLICNNGSIRWNRLERLIAAISEQASESSEEPPKSEEKGSHPMGWKSFDMHAVVAATEDLLLFILSEKGQMVRVFLLRDIIRAADIFLQDEVMGCRLDAESKARKTSESEDDAIMRRVMNGFGSLKEAVKLGPEVWTPMFIRIALNPQTHRFFADVISALMMRLSKKFPDTFWVCMSTLIHRVAKSQPPHTPSHPST is encoded by the exons ATGCCTTCGCCACTCTCAACCGTCAACGCCGTCTCTCCACCG CAGTACACCATGATAGACCTATTGGAACCATGTTACGTCGTTCTGTTTCTCTGGAAGTTCAGATGGAAATTGGAATCGGAAGGACACCGGATACTTGGCGTCCATCATACTTGTTGCAACGAAATGT CTTTTTTGTACAGGTTTTCTAAGGGTTTTGTCAGTGTGCATGGGGAGAGGCCTTCTGCCGAGTATGCAAAGTTGAGGAAAGAATCACTGGAAAGTGAATTCGGGCATATTGTTGGAACACACAGCTCCAAAAGAGTGTCTGTTGTCTACCGATTTGGTCCATTTTTGGCATTGTACAGAGCAGcaatcatttcatttcatgtatTGAAGTTGACCATTTGGCGATTTTTTTTTCGAGACATTAAAGAGCGTGCTTCCAAg TTTCGGGAGACTCTAATTCGCTTGGGTCCTTTCTACGTTAAG CTTGGGCAGGCTCTGAGCACTAGACCAGATATATTGCCACCTGTTTATTGCCAAGAACTTGCTAAGTTACAG GACCAAATTCCCCCATTTCCAACCCATGTCGCAATAAAATCTATTGAAAATGAACTCGGTATTCCAGTTTCAGAAATATTTGCTGATATAAGCCCGGAACCTATTGCCGCTGCATCTATAGGACAGGTGTATAAAG CTCACCTTCATTCTGGAGAACTTGTAGCTGTTAAAGTACAGAGGCCTGGTATTTCACTCTTGTTGACCCTTGACGCATTGTTATTCCACATGATTGGGGGCCAATTAAAGCGATTTGCAAAAGCCCGCAAAGATTTGTTAGTTGCTGTAAATGAAATG GTAAGACACATGTTCGATGAAATCGATTACATCTTGGAGGCAAGAAATGCCGAACGCTTTGCCTCTCTTTATAGTGACTGCCCTA TTCATGGCCAAACTTGTAATCAAAACTCTAAAGATGGGATTACCAACAAAACCAAAAATGCAAGCGGAATAAAAGTGCCAAAAATATACTGGGATCTCACTCGAAAAGCTGTGCTTACAATGGAATGGTTAGATGGAATTAAGCTTACAGATGAAACTGCCCTGAAGAAGGCATGTCTGAACCAAAGGGAACTGATTGACCAG GGAGTATACTGCTCTTTGAGACAATTGCTTGACGTTGGGTTTTTCCATGCTGATCCACATCCAGGAAACCTGTTTGCTACTAGCAGTGGCTTCCTTGCATATTTAGACTTTGGGATGATGGGAGATATCCCTCGCCATTATCGTGTAGGACTTATTCAAGTG GAGTTGATATACAATCTGTGGCTGATGCATTGCAGACGTCTTTTGGGAAGGGTACACAACGATCTCAAGACTTCCAGGTTTTTGCTT AGTATAATGAACCAGTTATATGATGTCATGTATGATTTTAACTTCTCTCTTCCCCCGGACTATGCTTTAGTGGTAAGAGCTCTTGGTTCACTAGAAGGGACAGCTAAAGTTCTTGATCCTGATTTCAAAGTTGTTGAAAGTGCATACCCTTTTGTGATTGGGAAGCTCTTGGCTGATCCAAATCCTGatatgagaaaaattttaagggaACTTCTCATCTGTAATAATGGATCCATTAGGTGGAACCGCCTAGAGCGCTTG ATAGCAGCAATATCAGAACAGGCATCTGAATCGTCTGAGGAGCCTCCTAAGTCTGAAGAAAAAGGTTCGCATCCCATGGGATGGAAGTCATTCGATATGCATGCTGTTGTTGCTGCCACCGAAGATCTCCTGCTTTTTATTCTATCTGAGAAGGGTCAAATGGTGCGGGTTTTCCTCCTGCGTGATATAATTAGAGCAGCAGATATATTTCTACAGGATGAAGTTATGGGTTGTAGACTAGATGCTGAAAGTAAAGCAAGAAAAACTTCAGAATCAGAG GATGATGCGATTATGAGAAGAGTTATGAATGGGTTTGGATCACTGAAAGAAGCAGTGAAGTTGGGCCCAGAGGTGTGGACCCCAATGTTCATCCGCATAGCATTGAACCCACAAACCCATAGGTTTTTTGCAGACGTGATATCGGCCTTGATGATGCGGCTCAGCAAGAAATTTCCAGACACTTTCTGGGTTTGCATGTCTACCCTAATTCACAGGGTGGCAAAATCCCAACCACCTCACACTCCATCCCACCCTagtacataa